The Methanotorris formicicus Mc-S-70 DNA window AGTGCTGCAATATTGGAAATTTCTTCGTTAGAAAAAGATTTCCAGTATTAGGACATATTTCGTTAGCTATGAGGGCTTTCTTTATTTTAGAGAAAATTAGAATCGATAAAAAGATTACTTGGTATGAGTTTAGAAGAGAACTAAATCGAATAGCCGTTGGGAATGCCATAATCTCTTTATGTAAAGAAACTGGTTTATTGTTAATCTAAGTATTTAAATGTATTTGCGAAAGTCCTAATTGGATTTAAAAGAACATAAAAGGACATAGAGAAAAATACTCTATGTAAAAATCTCCACTGTAAATTCATCTTAAATAAACCTACAAAGAGTTTAAAAATTCTTTTATCAATTAGAACCAAAACTGATAAAAAAAGAACAGTTAAAACTAAGAACTTAGAATCAAAATCAATAAAAAATAACAAAAATATCATTAGTGAAGTATAGAGTATGATAAACTTCAATGTAAAATTTTTGAGAGTTCTATTTTTAAGTGCTTCAATAAGGTTAATCCAATATATCAAAACCATAAACAGTGTTGCTGTAATCTTAATAAGTTCCAATATCATTGCAACACCTTACAAAAAGTGATAAAATTTAAAGATTATCAATAAGGTCATTATAACCAACAACAAAAACCATATTGCCATTGCAAAGATGGTATATTTTTTGGCCATCTCCCTCTTCCACCACCTATATGGAGAAATACCATAGGCATGGAATACCAATATTGCAGATAAATTTATGCCAATAATATTTATCAAAAATAATATCAAGAGAGGTATTGACTCATTAAAGTGCCCCGAGCCAATCAACAACCCAAAAACCACCAACGGAGGCAATAATGCGATAGCAATCATAACCCCTACAACAGCAGATGAAACCTCAGAAATTACTGTCAAAGCCCCAGCAATTCCTGCAGATAAAGCAATAATATCCCAAATTCCCAAAAAGATTCGAGAGTGTATTTGTGGACTATCTAAAGATACTGGATTAAAATAACCCAATAAAATTGCCAATAAAATGACAACAAATATCTCCAATAAGAGAGTTTTTATACATTTTCTTGCTAAATCCAAATCTGCAACAGTTATTGAAAACGATAACGCCATATTCGGCCCCAATAACGGAGCAATTACCATAGATGCAATAATTATAGCCACGTTATCCTTCCAAATACCAACAGATGCAACAATTGCCGACAATATTGTCATCAAAAAAATTTCTTTTGAAAACTTCGATAACTCAATCATCATATTGTACATTTCTTGACGAGACAGTCTTTCTGGTTTTCCCTCTTCAATTTTTTCTTTTTCAATTTCCTCGATTGGAGGTATTGTTGTCGTAGGTTCAAAAACAACGATTCTAAAATTTGCTCCCCCATATATCTGATTTAACTTATCTATTATTTGTTCTGCATCTTTTAATGTGGATAAGATTTTAATGACGCAATAACTTCCCTCAACATCAGCACTAATCCAAATTACTCCATCTCCCTTCAACTTATCAATACCAACAAATAGATGCTTTGGAATATAACAAACAATAAATCGAAGTTTCATAATCCCACAATAAAATTAAATTATTCCTTCACAATTAATTTTCCATTATTCCACTCTAAATAATGTCCATTCATCCCTATCTTAGATAAATCAAGTATTGGCACGATTCCCGGTGTTGGCTTAATACCCATTTTTTTCTGGAAGGCAGTTTGTTCTTGGAACGTCCCACTGTTAACCATAGCAACGCCTTTATAAATCCCATATCCATTTATGTGGATATGCCCAGTATGGAAAACATCTATATCTTTTTCAATAACCAAATAATCCTTATGCTCTGGAGCAATTGGGCATCTTCCCCCATAGGTTGGGCACAGTAATCTCCTCTTTAATAACTCTTTCATAATAGTTGATGGCTCTGTATATTTTGCAGAAGGTACTTGCCCAACGATATCGTCAAAACTTCTTCCATGATATAGAAGGAAATCCAAGCCATGAACATTAACTATTGCAGGATTACCTACAAATGTCACGTTATCCATGTTAAACAACTTGGCAATCTTTTCTGGAAGTTTTGGTTGTGGTTCTGCTGGTCTAACAGCATCGTGGTTTCCTGGGGAAATAATAATATGAATATGCTCAGGAATTTGCTCCAAATACAATGCAATCTCCTCATATTGGGACATTATATCTATTTCATACAAATCTTCCTCCTGCCCAGGATAGATTCCAACCCCATCCACCAAATCCCCAGATATTGAGATATATTTTATCCTACTGACAACTTTCTCCTCAACCCCATTATTTACATTCCCATTTAAAAATTCTATAAATTTGTTGAATGTATCTTTCATAAACTCATAACTCCCAACGTGGATATCTGATAAAAATACAGCATAAACTTGTTCATCTGTTCTATTTGGTTCTTTTGGTGTTATATCTGGCCTAACTGCAGTATCAGCAAACATTAAATTTCCCTTATCATTTATCGTTCCAATAAACCCAATAACCTCATCTAAAAGGATATCATCCGGCAATTCTCCATTGGCTATTTTCTCTTTTGTTAACAATACAGTGAATGATGCTTTTTCATCCTCTATCTCAACCAACTTATGCCCATTTTTTGTTGTATTTATATCTGAAACAATACCTACAATAAAGATATTGTCTTCTCTCTTCCTCTTCCATACCTCACTTAAAGGATATGCCCTTCTTTGAACCTTTCTCTCAATAAGTTTTTTAACCCTCTCATACCTATCAGTAAAATATTTTATAAAATCTGCAATTGTTCCTTCGCATGTAGATTTTCCAGATACATCTGAGTCATCATAAACCCTTATTCTTGTGTCAATATCCTTTGCATACCATTTGATATTTGTATTTATACTTTTTAATCCCCTAATCTCACTTATCCTTTTTTCTCTCTCTGATTTTTTCCTTTCTTCCTCTTTTTTCTTTTCTTCTTCTTTTAAAAGTATTTTTTTAATCAACTCTTCCCTTTCAGCATCATCAACTACCTTTTTCTCCTCTTTAACTTCTTTTTTTATTTCAAACTTCTCCCCTGTATAGTATGCAATAAAATCAAAACTCCCATACTCATTTAAAATCCAATCCAAATCATGATTTAAAAACACATCTAAAAAATGCTCATCCAACAAAATAAACTTATCATTCGTATTTTTAAATTTTTTGATTTTGTTGATTAATTCATCAACCTCATCTCTACCTAAATTTTTTATACGTCTGTAGGCATTTGGAGACAGAAGAACCTCAACCTCTAAAAAATTTTCAATCATGTTTTCCCTTTTAAGATTTATTTATTTTTGTTTTTTTATTTTGATTTAAGTGTATATTTATATTATAGCAGAGATAATCGAGAGGATGAATAATATCTCCCCTCCTACAAATCTCATCAGGATTGCAGTAATAACTTAACCCCTTTCCACCATCATCCTTCCAATTTTTACAGTATTCACAATGGGTAATATGACCTGCTACTTTATAGCCAATATTGTGACTTATGTAATATCTTGTTTTTTTCTCA harbors:
- a CDS encoding TIGR00341 family protein, whose amino-acid sequence is MKLRFIVCYIPKHLFVGIDKLKGDGVIWISADVEGSYCVIKILSTLKDAEQIIDKLNQIYGGANFRIVVFEPTTTIPPIEEIEKEKIEEGKPERLSRQEMYNMMIELSKFSKEIFLMTILSAIVASVGIWKDNVAIIIASMVIAPLLGPNMALSFSITVADLDLARKCIKTLLLEIFVVILLAILLGYFNPVSLDSPQIHSRIFLGIWDIIALSAGIAGALTVISEVSSAVVGVMIAIALLPPLVVFGLLIGSGHFNESIPLLILFLINIIGINLSAILVFHAYGISPYRWWKREMAKKYTIFAMAIWFLLLVIMTLLIIFKFYHFL
- a CDS encoding DNA-directed DNA polymerase II small subunit; the protein is MIENFLEVEVLLSPNAYRRIKNLGRDEVDELINKIKKFKNTNDKFILLDEHFLDVFLNHDLDWILNEYGSFDFIAYYTGEKFEIKKEVKEEKKVVDDAEREELIKKILLKEEEKKKEEERKKSEREKRISEIRGLKSINTNIKWYAKDIDTRIRVYDDSDVSGKSTCEGTIADFIKYFTDRYERVKKLIERKVQRRAYPLSEVWKRKREDNIFIVGIVSDINTTKNGHKLVEIEDEKASFTVLLTKEKIANGELPDDILLDEVIGFIGTINDKGNLMFADTAVRPDITPKEPNRTDEQVYAVFLSDIHVGSYEFMKDTFNKFIEFLNGNVNNGVEEKVVSRIKYISISGDLVDGVGIYPGQEEDLYEIDIMSQYEEIALYLEQIPEHIHIIISPGNHDAVRPAEPQPKLPEKIAKLFNMDNVTFVGNPAIVNVHGLDFLLYHGRSFDDIVGQVPSAKYTEPSTIMKELLKRRLLCPTYGGRCPIAPEHKDYLVIEKDIDVFHTGHIHINGYGIYKGVAMVNSGTFQEQTAFQKKMGIKPTPGIVPILDLSKIGMNGHYLEWNNGKLIVKE